In one Nocardioides sp. NBC_00368 genomic region, the following are encoded:
- the purU gene encoding formyltetrahydrofolate deformylase: MTISPPSSTAVASVATAAPAATTNVLTLSCQERPGIMQAVTSFLYDRGFDILEHQQHDDRMGELFFLRTAFASADGADVDELTAAFGPIADRFGMSFTFHDERKPRLLVMVSKFGHCLNDLIFRWRGGTLGGEIAVVASNHEDLRPMAEAAGLEFVHIPITSETKPQAEQRMLDLVDEYEIDLVVLARYMQILSDGLCRQLEGRAINIHHSFLPGFKGAKPYHQAHERGVKLVGATAHYVTADLDEGPIIEQEVNRVDHTYTPQALANVGQDAECLALSRAVRWHCEHRVLMHGSSTVVFR; the protein is encoded by the coding sequence ATGACCATCAGTCCTCCCAGCTCGACCGCTGTTGCGTCCGTGGCGACCGCCGCCCCCGCAGCGACGACCAACGTGCTCACGCTCTCGTGCCAGGAGCGCCCGGGGATCATGCAGGCGGTCACGAGCTTCCTCTACGACCGCGGGTTCGACATCCTCGAGCACCAGCAGCACGACGACCGGATGGGGGAGCTGTTCTTCCTCCGGACCGCGTTCGCCTCCGCCGACGGGGCCGACGTCGACGAGCTCACCGCCGCTTTCGGGCCGATCGCGGACCGCTTCGGGATGTCGTTCACCTTCCACGACGAGCGCAAGCCGCGGCTGCTGGTGATGGTCTCCAAGTTCGGCCACTGCCTCAACGACCTCATCTTCCGGTGGCGTGGCGGGACCCTGGGTGGCGAGATCGCCGTCGTCGCGTCCAACCACGAGGACCTCCGCCCGATGGCGGAGGCGGCCGGGCTCGAGTTCGTCCACATCCCGATCACCTCGGAGACCAAGCCGCAGGCCGAGCAGCGCATGCTCGACCTGGTTGACGAGTACGAGATCGACCTGGTCGTGCTCGCCCGCTACATGCAGATCCTCTCCGACGGCCTGTGCCGCCAGCTCGAGGGCCGCGCGATCAACATCCACCACTCGTTCCTGCCCGGCTTCAAGGGCGCCAAGCCCTACCACCAGGCGCACGAGCGCGGTGTGAAGCTTGTCGGGGCCACCGCCCACTACGTCACCGCAGACCTCGATGAGGGGCCCATCATCGAGCAGGAGGTCAACCGGGTCGACCACACGTACACCCCCCAGGCTCTGGCCAACGTGGGTCAGGACGCCGAGTGCCTCGCGCTCTCGCGTGCTGTCCGCTGGCACTGCGAGCACCGCGTCCTCATGCACGGCTCCAGCACCGTCGTGTTCCGCTGA
- a CDS encoding sensor histidine kinase, with the protein MKHARSVVVRIGLDGTWSVLSDAIIETLGYPPDIELPSGLRDSVHPDDVDTAADALRAVRARELPAARIDIRVLAADGRWREMDTVFYDMTDVEGVHAVIAYALDVTDQRAAERRSRTEGKRLRALVRQLDAAVLVEDEDGRTVLANETFARVFGRTSAEDWAGVDRTEILGAVARRCRERATVRAQLDDIATLRKACLGYALELVNGRCLSLDFVPIHDGDTDLGALWYFRDVTEIATTQHELRERNRVLTEAAELKNHFVAAVSHELRTPLTAVASFTEMLRDPASGSLTERQRTAVDAVVRNAERLTRLVDDLQLITQLERHTLPIHESAVDVSELVRLAVEDHRPEADRGGLTLTADIADGPPLTGDPTRLRQVLDNLLSNAVKFTMPQGSVAVRAGCEGSRWTIEVTDTGIGIPDEEVPAVTDTFIRGSNAVRRRLSGSGLGLAICKTITELHHGSLAVESTEDRGTTVRMAVPLKREAR; encoded by the coding sequence GTGAAGCACGCGCGGTCGGTGGTGGTTCGGATCGGTCTCGACGGGACGTGGTCGGTGCTCTCCGACGCGATCATCGAGACGCTCGGCTATCCGCCCGACATCGAGCTGCCCTCCGGCCTGCGGGACTCGGTCCACCCTGACGACGTCGACACCGCCGCGGATGCGCTGCGGGCCGTGCGCGCCCGCGAGCTGCCGGCGGCTCGGATCGACATCAGGGTGCTCGCCGCCGACGGTCGATGGCGGGAGATGGACACCGTGTTCTACGACATGACCGATGTCGAAGGGGTACATGCCGTCATCGCGTACGCGCTCGATGTGACCGACCAGCGGGCCGCCGAGCGCCGTTCCCGGACCGAAGGAAAGCGGCTCCGGGCGCTCGTGCGGCAGCTCGACGCCGCGGTCCTGGTGGAGGACGAGGACGGCCGGACGGTGCTGGCCAACGAGACGTTCGCGCGGGTCTTCGGACGCACGAGCGCCGAGGATTGGGCAGGCGTCGACCGCACGGAGATCCTCGGTGCGGTGGCCCGGCGCTGCCGCGAGCGAGCCACGGTGCGTGCTCAGCTGGACGACATCGCGACCCTCCGCAAGGCCTGCCTGGGCTACGCCCTCGAGCTGGTGAACGGCCGCTGTCTCAGCCTGGACTTCGTGCCGATCCACGACGGTGACACCGACCTGGGTGCGCTGTGGTACTTCCGAGACGTCACCGAGATCGCCACCACGCAGCACGAGCTCCGGGAGCGGAACCGGGTGCTGACCGAGGCGGCCGAGCTGAAGAACCACTTCGTGGCCGCCGTCTCCCACGAGCTGCGTACGCCGCTGACGGCGGTGGCCAGCTTCACCGAGATGCTGCGCGACCCTGCCTCCGGTTCGCTCACGGAGAGACAGCGGACCGCCGTCGACGCCGTCGTACGCAATGCTGAGCGGCTGACGAGGCTCGTCGACGATCTGCAGCTGATCACCCAGCTCGAGCGGCACACGCTCCCGATCCACGAGTCAGCCGTCGACGTGTCCGAGCTGGTGCGCCTGGCGGTCGAAGACCACCGACCCGAGGCGGATCGGGGCGGACTGACACTGACCGCCGACATCGCCGACGGTCCACCGCTGACCGGCGACCCGACTCGTCTGCGCCAGGTGCTCGACAACCTGCTGAGCAACGCCGTGAAGTTCACGATGCCCCAGGGTTCGGTGGCGGTCCGGGCAGGGTGCGAGGGGTCCCGGTGGACGATCGAGGTGACCGACACCGGCATCGGGATTCCGGACGAGGAGGTGCCCGCCGTCACCGACACCTTCATCCGGGGCTCGAACGCCGTCCGGCGGCGGCTGTCGGGCAGCGGGCTCGGTCTGGCGATCTGCAAGACGATCACCGAGCTGCACCACGGATCACTCGCGGTCGAGAGCACCGAAGACCGCGGCACGACTGTGCGAATGGCCGTCCCGCTGAAGCGGGAGGCTCGATGA
- a CDS encoding GcvT family protein, producing the protein MPSSRSTVSPRTVIIGAGIVGTNLADELVSRGWSDITVIEQGPLSLPGGSTSHAPGLVFQINPSKTMTLFAKYTVEKFMGLEKDGLNCFNQVGGLEVATTEARVAELYRKLGYAKSWGIDARVIGPAECKDLYPHIDESQVLAGLHIPSDGLARAARAVDLLIERTQAAGVTYLEHTAVTGVLQEGGRVTGVETTNGVVEADIVVSCAGFWGVEVGKMAGTDVPLLPLAHQFIKTTPVPVLAGKHDQPDGATLPILRHQDQDLYFREWGEVYGIGSYAHKPMPYAASDLGPTPEHVDHDNMPSRLDFTPEDFEGPWDECRKLLPCLQEAEIAESSFNGIFSFTPDGGSLVGESREVDGFWVAEAVWVTHSAGVARAVAEVLTTGRSEYDLADLELNRFEETQLAPAYVSETSQQNFVEIYDILHPLQPKESPRDIRVSPFHARQVELGAFFLEAGTWERPHWYEANAALLDELPEEWKSPTRDDWSARYYSPIAAVEAWKTRTAVAMYDMTPLRRLEVSGPGAETLLQRLTTGDVSKKPGAVTYTLFLDEQGGIKSDITVARLEDELYQVGANGPVDLAYLRREARKLRAEDPALTAEVRDTTGGTCCIGLWGPLARDLIAKVSADDFTNDGLKYFRGKRATIGGIPVTALRLSYVGELGWEIYASAENGQKLWDVLWEAGQEHGVIAAGRAAFGALRLEKGYRSWGADMTTEHDPYEAGVGFAVKTAKEDFVGKAALEGRSVETSARRLRCLTIDDGKSMVLGKEPVLSGETAVGYVTSAAYGFTIGKPIAYAYLPAEIGEGDQVEIEYFGQRIPATVTPEPLFDPSMSRLRG; encoded by the coding sequence ATGCCATCGTCCCGCAGCACCGTCTCGCCCCGCACAGTCATCATCGGCGCCGGCATCGTCGGCACGAACCTCGCGGACGAACTCGTGTCGCGCGGGTGGTCCGACATCACGGTCATCGAACAGGGCCCGCTCAGCCTGCCCGGCGGCTCGACCTCGCACGCCCCCGGTCTCGTCTTCCAGATCAACCCGTCGAAGACGATGACCCTGTTCGCCAAGTACACCGTGGAGAAGTTCATGGGCCTGGAGAAGGACGGCCTGAACTGCTTCAACCAGGTCGGTGGTCTCGAGGTCGCGACCACCGAGGCCCGCGTCGCGGAGCTCTACCGCAAGCTCGGCTACGCGAAGTCCTGGGGGATCGATGCCCGGGTCATCGGTCCCGCCGAGTGCAAGGACCTCTACCCGCACATCGACGAGTCGCAGGTCCTCGCCGGCCTGCACATTCCGAGCGACGGCCTCGCCCGGGCGGCTCGTGCGGTGGACCTGCTCATCGAGCGTACGCAGGCAGCCGGCGTCACCTACCTCGAGCACACCGCGGTGACCGGTGTCCTCCAGGAGGGCGGCCGGGTCACGGGCGTCGAGACCACGAACGGTGTCGTCGAGGCCGACATCGTCGTCTCCTGCGCCGGCTTCTGGGGTGTCGAGGTGGGGAAGATGGCGGGCACGGACGTGCCGCTCCTCCCGCTCGCCCACCAGTTCATCAAGACCACGCCGGTCCCGGTCCTGGCCGGCAAGCACGACCAGCCCGACGGCGCGACCCTGCCGATCCTGCGTCACCAGGACCAGGACCTCTACTTCCGGGAGTGGGGGGAGGTCTACGGGATCGGCTCCTACGCCCACAAGCCGATGCCGTACGCCGCCTCCGATCTCGGCCCGACCCCGGAGCACGTCGACCACGACAACATGCCGTCCCGGCTCGACTTCACGCCCGAGGACTTCGAGGGCCCGTGGGACGAGTGCCGCAAGCTGCTCCCGTGCCTGCAGGAGGCGGAGATCGCGGAGTCGTCGTTCAACGGCATCTTCTCGTTCACGCCCGACGGTGGGTCGCTCGTGGGCGAGTCCCGCGAGGTCGACGGCTTCTGGGTGGCCGAGGCCGTCTGGGTCACCCACTCCGCGGGTGTCGCCCGCGCGGTCGCCGAGGTGCTGACCACGGGACGCTCGGAGTACGACCTCGCCGACCTCGAGCTCAACCGGTTCGAGGAGACGCAGCTGGCCCCGGCGTACGTCAGCGAGACCTCGCAGCAGAACTTCGTCGAGATCTACGACATCCTGCACCCGCTGCAGCCCAAGGAGTCGCCGCGCGACATCAGGGTCAGCCCGTTCCACGCCCGTCAGGTCGAGCTCGGTGCCTTCTTCCTGGAGGCCGGGACCTGGGAGCGGCCGCACTGGTACGAGGCCAACGCGGCCCTGCTGGACGAGCTGCCGGAGGAGTGGAAGTCGCCGACCCGCGACGACTGGTCGGCGCGCTACTACTCGCCGATCGCGGCGGTCGAGGCGTGGAAGACCCGCACCGCGGTGGCCATGTACGACATGACGCCGCTGCGCCGTCTCGAGGTCTCCGGTCCCGGCGCCGAGACGCTGCTGCAGCGGCTCACCACCGGTGACGTGAGCAAGAAGCCCGGTGCGGTGACCTACACCCTGTTCCTCGACGAGCAGGGCGGGATCAAGAGCGACATCACCGTCGCCCGCCTGGAGGACGAGCTCTACCAGGTCGGCGCCAACGGTCCGGTCGACCTGGCCTACCTCCGTCGCGAGGCGCGCAAGCTGCGGGCCGAGGACCCCGCTCTCACCGCCGAGGTCCGCGACACCACCGGTGGCACCTGCTGCATCGGCCTGTGGGGTCCGCTGGCCCGGGACCTGATCGCCAAGGTGAGCGCGGACGACTTCACCAACGACGGTCTGAAGTACTTCCGCGGCAAGCGGGCCACGATCGGCGGGATCCCGGTGACCGCGCTGCGGCTGTCGTACGTCGGTGAGCTCGGCTGGGAGATCTACGCCTCCGCCGAGAACGGCCAGAAGCTGTGGGACGTCCTCTGGGAGGCAGGCCAGGAGCACGGCGTCATCGCTGCCGGGCGGGCCGCGTTCGGCGCGCTCCGCCTGGAGAAGGGCTACCGGTCCTGGGGTGCCGACATGACCACCGAGCACGACCCGTACGAGGCCGGCGTCGGCTTCGCGGTGAAGACCGCGAAGGAGGACTTCGTCGGCAAGGCCGCGCTCGAGGGCCGCTCGGTGGAGACCTCGGCTCGCCGCCTGCGCTGCCTCACCATCGACGACGGTAAGTCCATGGTGCTCGGCAAGGAGCCCGTGCTGTCGGGGGAGACCGCGGTCGGGTACGTCACGAGCGCTGCCTACGGGTTCACGATCGGCAAGCCGATCGCCTACGCCTACCTTCCGGCGGAGATCGGGGAGGGCGACCAGGTCGAGATCGAGTACTTCGGGCAGCGGATCCCGGCGACGGTCACCCCGGAGCCGCTCTTCGACCCGAGCATGAGCCGCCTGCGGGGCTGA
- a CDS encoding GntR family transcriptional regulator yields the protein MTDVLAPVVLTSGSAISPVTSLAYAAYERIRDRLIMLDIRPGEPINDGRLADSLGFGRTPVREALKRLETDHLVVSYPRRGTFATPVDVTELGAISDLREQLEPFAAGRAATAATDAMRAELRAMAERVRGLDAVGDDRPTLMRLDMSVHRMIYRATGNKHLEDVLIRYDNLATRIWCLVVDKVPDLASHICEHAQLLDAIADGDAERAERLTREHVDSFATEIRRVL from the coding sequence ATGACCGACGTACTTGCCCCCGTCGTGCTGACGAGCGGCTCAGCGATCAGCCCCGTGACCTCGCTGGCGTACGCGGCCTACGAGCGCATCCGGGACCGGCTGATCATGCTCGACATCAGGCCGGGCGAGCCGATCAACGACGGCCGGCTCGCGGACTCCCTGGGCTTCGGACGCACACCCGTACGCGAGGCGCTCAAGCGCCTGGAGACCGACCACCTGGTCGTCTCCTACCCGCGCCGCGGCACGTTCGCGACACCCGTCGACGTCACCGAGCTGGGCGCGATCTCCGATCTGCGCGAGCAGCTCGAGCCGTTCGCCGCCGGCCGGGCCGCGACGGCGGCGACCGACGCGATGCGAGCCGAGCTGCGCGCCATGGCGGAGAGGGTCCGGGGTCTCGACGCGGTCGGCGACGACCGGCCCACGCTGATGCGCCTCGACATGTCGGTGCACCGGATGATCTACCGCGCGACGGGCAACAAGCACCTCGAGGACGTCCTGATCAGGTACGACAACCTGGCCACCCGGATCTGGTGCCTGGTCGTCGACAAGGTCCCGGACCTGGCGTCCCACATCTGCGAGCACGCGCAGCTCCTCGATGCCATCGCCGACGGCGACGCCGAGCGCGCCGAGCGGCTGACCCGCGAGCACGTCGACAGCTTCGCGACCGAGATCCGTCGGGTCCTCTGA
- a CDS encoding response regulator transcription factor, which translates to MTRILAIEDEPDIALALRMLFERGGYGFELATNGRVGLRTVHDVRPDLVVLDVGLPEMDGWTVLERVRDFADVPILMLTAHGEESEKVRGLRGGADDYLTKPFNNNELLARVEALLRRARATGRTADRIGSGVYDDGVVRIDRRIRQVEVEGRPVDLTRTEFRLLNVLVQHAGAVLSPSQLLEQVWDDPTGIAPERVKFAVLRLRRKLGWASDASPIAAVRGVGYRYRPPA; encoded by the coding sequence ATGACCAGGATCCTCGCCATCGAGGACGAGCCGGACATCGCGCTCGCCCTACGGATGCTGTTCGAGCGCGGCGGCTACGGCTTCGAGCTGGCGACCAACGGCCGGGTCGGGCTCCGCACGGTGCACGATGTGCGCCCGGACCTGGTGGTTCTGGACGTGGGGCTGCCCGAGATGGACGGCTGGACCGTGCTCGAGCGGGTGCGCGACTTCGCCGACGTACCGATCCTGATGCTGACCGCCCACGGCGAGGAGTCGGAGAAGGTCCGCGGCCTCCGTGGCGGCGCCGACGACTACCTCACCAAGCCGTTCAACAACAACGAGCTGCTGGCCCGTGTCGAGGCGCTGCTGCGTCGTGCGCGGGCGACCGGGCGAACGGCGGACCGCATCGGGTCGGGGGTGTACGACGACGGTGTCGTCCGCATCGATCGCCGGATCCGTCAGGTCGAGGTCGAGGGACGACCGGTCGACCTCACGCGCACCGAGTTCCGGCTGCTCAACGTGCTGGTCCAGCACGCCGGCGCCGTACTCTCGCCGAGCCAGCTGCTGGAGCAGGTGTGGGACGACCCGACCGGGATCGCGCCGGAGCGGGTCAAGTTCGCGGTGCTCCGGCTGCGTCGCAAGCTCGGCTGGGCGAGTGACGCCTCGCCGATCGCGGCCGTTCGTGGCGTCGGCTACCGCTACCGGCCACCTGCCTGA